Proteins found in one Zea mays cultivar B73 chromosome 1, Zm-B73-REFERENCE-NAM-5.0, whole genome shotgun sequence genomic segment:
- the LOC103643147 gene encoding bZIP transcription factor TRAB1, translating to MAANGGAAPTSRALIGPASPLPARASVPPRSTPTPPRAPLPIPPSPDPLRPATGTAWQWPVGVRARAPAQTIRASSALFYTYAAALVGDTCPPPHSDPRPRRSETRSPAPKQAEAASGTGSGCLPPPASAHPTTAPPPPPQSGPVPSNSVVPRIDCARARARRFAVFDHPQATYIARREFRPASSSPAAVSERRRSMDLKDSERRGAAGPGPLSRQGSIYSLTFDEFQNTLGGTGGGLGKDFGSMNMDELLRSIWTAEESQAMASASEPAAGAAGDGGAALQRQGSLTLPRTLSVKTVDEVWRDFAREGTAGGPEPQPNRQPTLGEMTLEDFLVRAGVVRDNPAAAAAAAAAVPAQPVATRPLQAVNNGASIFFGNFGGANDAGAGAMGFAPVGIGDQAMGNGLMPGVAGMAAGAVTVSPVDMSVAQLDSMGKGNGDLSSPMAPVPYPFEGVIRGRRSGAGVEKVVERRQRRMIKNRESAARSRARKQAYTMELEAEVQKLKEQNEELQKKQEEIMEMQKNQVVEVISNPYAQKKRCLRRTLTGPW from the exons ATGGCTGCCAACGGAGGCGCTGCCCCCACGTCTCGCGCTCTGATTGGCCCGGCGTCGCCTCTACCGGCTCGAGCCTCGGTGCCGCCACGTAGTACTCCTACGCCCCCCCGAGCTCCACTGCCTATCCCACCTTCCCCGGATCCTCTGCGACCTGCGACAGGTACGGCGTGGCAGTGGCCAGTGGGTGTGCGGGCGCGTGCACCGGCGCAGACGATCCGGGCGAGCTCGGCACTTTTTTATACGTACGCAGCGGCGCTGGTAGGGGACACCTGTCCGCCGCCGCACTCTGACCCCCGCCCCCGCCGCAGCGAGACGAGATCGCCCGCACCAAAGCAAGCCGAGGCGGCGAGCGGGACAGGTAGCGGCTGCCTACCACCGCCAGCCTCCGCCCACCCAACaacagcaccaccaccaccaccacagtCCGGTCCCGTGCCTTCCAATTCGGTCGTCCCACGCATCGATTGCGCCCGCGCACGCGCCCGTCGCTTTGCCGTCTTCGACCACCCGCAAGCAACCTATATAGCGCGCCGCGAATTCCGCCCGGCTTCCTCGTCGCCCGCCGCAGTGAGTGAGAGGAGGAGGTCGATGGATCTCAAGGACAGCGAGAGGAGGGGGGCGGCGGGGCCGGGGCCGCTGTCGAGGCAGGGGTCGATCTACTCGCTCACGTTCGACGAGTTCCAGAACACGCTCGGCGGGACGGGGGGAGGGCTCGGCAAGGACTTCGGCTCCATGAACATGGACGAGCTGCTGCGGAGCATCTGGACGGCAGAGGAGAGCCAGGCCATGGCGTCGGCCTCGGAGCCCGCGGCGGGGGCGGCCGGCGACGGCGGGGCGGCGCTGCAGAGGCAGGGGTCTCTCACCCTGCCGCGCACGCTCAGCGTCAAGACGGTGGACGAGGTCTGGCGGGACTTCGCGCGGGAGGGGACGGCTGGCGGTCCGGAGCCGCAGCCCAATCGACAGCCGACCCTCGGGGAGATGACGCTGGAGGACTTCCTGGTCAGGGCGGGGGTCGTCCGTGACAACCCTGccgccgctgctgctgctgctgctgctgtcccCGCGCAGCCGGTTGCGACGCGGCCGCTTCAGGCGGTCAATAATGGCGCCTCCATCTTTTTCGGCAACTTTGGAGGCGCCAATGACGCCGGGGCTGGAGCGATGGGGTTTGCGCCGGTAGGGATCGGGGATCAGGCCATGGGCAACGGCCTGATGCCTGGGGTGGCTGGGATGGCGGCTGGTGCGGTCACTGTTAGTCCGGTGGATATGTCGGTGGCCCAACTAGATTCTATGGGCAAGGGGAATGGGGATCTGTCATCGCCGATGGCTCCAGTGCCCTACCCCTTTGAGGGAGTGATAAGGGGAAGGCGGAGCGGTGCGGGTGTGGAGAAGGTCGTGGAGCGGCGGCAGAGAAGGATGATCAAGAACAGGGAGTCTGCAGCTAGATCCCGTGCCCGTAAGCAG GCTTATACAATGGAGTTGGAAGCCGAAGTTCAGAAACTGAAGGAACAAAACGAAGAATTGCAGAAGAAGCAG GAAGAAATAATGGAGATGCAGAAAAACCAG GTCGTGGAAGTGATCAGCAATCCATACGCACAAAAGAAACGGTGCCTGCGGAGAACATTGACAGGTCCCTGGTAA